A window from Saprospiraceae bacterium encodes these proteins:
- the pelA gene encoding pectate lyase, giving the protein MSKYKWTFLIVFVFGIITPCRTSTVIVSKDGKGHFTSIQAAIDGIPSESNSRHTILIRSGVYNEKVFISKNNIHLKGEKKPFFGKSWSNYQNIINGENQGKDGVIIIFSQARDIHRCTYNDDWGAAVMNVKATDITLENLTVVNDYGFQTIENRYIPCNDGTIKEVRHDGHQFALRCMPNTQRFEAIHCNFYSKGGDTVSPWDVENGTFYFKKCTMEGGVDMYCPRGWAYAEDCHFVCHNLNAAIWHDGTMYESSKSVFKNCSFEGDPGYKLGRYHRPAQIFLIGCSFSKEMADADIYQINKDSILQWGKRVYYFDCKREGGDYAWHKDNIDRRNARKINRHWTLAERWDKFVMPTISVDYKMPEASNAIDSIAERVLFVQRQNGGWPKTLDGKTQPVPYTKVWSEEFISYVFKNNKPQDATIDNGATTREINILAAAYLKTKNNKYRASAEKGLRYLLKMQYGNGGFPQFFPDTSGYHKHITYNDNAMVNVLELFKKIEDKKAPFEEVGQTLSEEISIALQKGIDCILKTQVKTENKRTIWGAQHDKDDLKPAKARVYEHPSYAVSESASIINFLMTIKNPDSLVRASIIEGVTFLDKIKIENKSIKPILNDPKDYELINDEKAGPLWARFYDITTLKPIFSGRDGIIKYDVSEIERERRSNYKWHGDWCIETFTKYEKWVSKWVKPSSAGLTMKRDTSYNLNAAYKEVSSKNKNIKMAVSSHQKFILKSNVVYKDRDGITLRNDIYIPSPNKKINGQAIIMIHGGGWRSGDKNMHADLCKSLAGLGYICFVPEYRLSTHALYPAAVQDLTWYVSWVKTKIKEIYQGPADIAIMGFSAGAQLASLITQKPQIDKFYESPGSLNDLSSINALINLDGIMAFIHKESGEGDDSKKKSAATLWFGYDRLQNPAVWKEASPLTYAGKDSPPTLFINSSVDRMHAGRKDYTDTLDKYGIYHEIYEIGDAPHSFVFFNPWFEKTVSYIHRFLVKVGQD; this is encoded by the coding sequence TTGAGTAAATATAAATGGACCTTTCTTATTGTTTTTGTCTTTGGCATTATAACTCCATGCCGAACATCAACGGTCATAGTTTCAAAAGACGGGAAAGGCCATTTTACTTCTATTCAGGCTGCAATTGATGGCATTCCATCTGAGAGTAATTCACGCCACACTATTCTGATAAGAAGTGGAGTGTATAATGAAAAGGTGTTTATTTCAAAAAACAACATCCATCTGAAAGGTGAAAAGAAACCGTTTTTTGGCAAATCCTGGTCAAATTACCAAAACATTATAAATGGAGAGAACCAAGGAAAAGACGGTGTAATTATCATTTTTAGTCAGGCAAGGGATATACACCGATGCACCTATAATGACGATTGGGGTGCCGCAGTCATGAATGTCAAAGCAACAGACATTACCCTGGAAAACCTTACCGTTGTAAATGATTATGGGTTTCAGACCATAGAAAACAGGTATATTCCCTGCAATGATGGTACAATAAAGGAAGTGCGGCATGACGGCCATCAGTTCGCATTAAGGTGCATGCCCAATACTCAAAGATTTGAAGCCATCCATTGCAATTTTTACAGTAAAGGAGGAGATACTGTTAGTCCCTGGGATGTTGAAAACGGTACATTTTACTTTAAAAAATGTACTATGGAAGGTGGAGTTGATATGTATTGTCCCCGTGGATGGGCATATGCAGAAGATTGTCATTTTGTTTGCCATAATCTAAATGCTGCAATATGGCATGATGGCACCATGTATGAATCATCAAAAAGTGTATTCAAAAATTGTTCCTTTGAAGGTGATCCCGGATACAAATTGGGCCGATATCACAGACCCGCACAAATATTTTTAATAGGTTGCAGTTTTTCAAAGGAGATGGCCGATGCCGATATATATCAGATAAACAAAGACAGCATTCTGCAATGGGGCAAAAGGGTTTACTATTTTGATTGTAAAAGAGAAGGGGGAGATTATGCATGGCATAAAGACAATATAGACAGAAGAAATGCGCGAAAAATCAACAGGCATTGGACATTGGCTGAAAGATGGGATAAGTTTGTAATGCCCACAATATCTGTCGATTATAAAATGCCAGAAGCGTCAAATGCCATAGATTCCATTGCTGAACGTGTATTGTTTGTGCAGCGGCAAAATGGAGGTTGGCCTAAAACCCTGGACGGAAAAACACAACCGGTGCCTTATACCAAGGTATGGTCCGAAGAATTTATATCGTATGTATTCAAAAATAATAAACCCCAAGACGCCACTATAGATAATGGTGCTACAACAAGAGAGATAAACATCCTTGCTGCTGCTTATTTGAAAACAAAAAATAATAAGTATAGAGCAAGTGCTGAAAAAGGCCTTCGATATCTGCTGAAGATGCAGTATGGTAACGGAGGATTCCCTCAGTTTTTTCCGGATACTTCCGGCTACCATAAACATATCACTTATAATGATAATGCCATGGTAAATGTGCTGGAACTTTTCAAAAAAATAGAGGACAAAAAAGCACCATTTGAAGAAGTAGGACAAACTCTCTCAGAAGAAATAAGTATAGCTCTACAAAAAGGGATAGATTGCATTTTAAAAACTCAGGTAAAAACAGAAAATAAGAGGACTATTTGGGGAGCACAGCATGACAAGGATGATTTGAAACCCGCAAAAGCAAGAGTTTATGAACATCCGTCCTATGCTGTAAGCGAAAGCGCATCAATCATCAATTTTTTGATGACAATAAAAAATCCTGACTCACTGGTTCGAGCATCGATCATAGAAGGAGTTACTTTTTTGGATAAAATCAAAATTGAGAATAAATCTATCAAACCAATATTGAATGACCCCAAAGACTACGAGCTGATTAATGATGAAAAAGCTGGTCCATTGTGGGCAAGATTTTATGACATCACTACCTTGAAGCCAATTTTTAGTGGCAGGGATGGTATTATAAAATATGATGTATCTGAGATAGAAAGAGAGCGTCGTTCAAATTACAAATGGCACGGAGACTGGTGTATTGAAACCTTCACAAAATATGAGAAATGGGTCTCAAAATGGGTGAAACCATCTTCTGCAGGTTTAACTATGAAAAGAGATACCAGCTATAACCTTAATGCAGCATATAAGGAGGTATCGTCAAAAAATAAGAATATCAAAATGGCAGTCAGCAGCCATCAAAAATTTATCCTGAAATCGAATGTGGTCTACAAAGACCGTGATGGAATAACATTAAGAAATGATATTTATATCCCTTCACCTAATAAAAAAATCAATGGTCAGGCTATTATAATGATTCATGGAGGTGGCTGGAGAAGCGGTGACAAAAACATGCATGCTGATCTTTGTAAATCCTTAGCCGGTCTTGGTTACATTTGTTTTGTGCCAGAATACAGATTATCCACACATGCTTTGTACCCGGCTGCAGTGCAGGATTTGACCTGGTATGTTTCATGGGTAAAAACAAAAATTAAAGAAATATATCAGGGACCAGCAGACATTGCCATTATGGGATTTTCAGCCGGGGCACAGCTGGCATCACTCATAACGCAAAAACCTCAAATCGACAAATTCTACGAAAGCCCCGGTTCTCTTAATGATCTTAGCAGCATCAATGCCTTAATCAACCTGGACGGAATAATGGCATTTATCCATAAGGAGTCAGGAGAGGGAGATGATTCGAAAAAAAAATCTGCAGCAACACTATGGTTTGGATATGATCGCCTGCAAAATCCTGCTGTATGGAAAGAAGCATCTCCTTTGACCTATGCCGGAAAAGATTCTCCTCCTACACTTTTTATCAACAGTTCGGTAGATCGGATGCATGCAGGCAGAAAAGATTATACCGACACTCTTGATAAATATGGTATATACCATGAGATTTACGAAATAGGTGATGCCCCTCACTCATTTGTATTTTTCAATCCATGGTTTGAAAAAACGGTATCTTATATCCATCGTTTTTTGGTGAAAGTTGGTCAGGATTAA